TAAAGTTTCTTGATAGACCGGGGCGGGGATGGAGGCAAAATGGCGTGTCTCGGGATTAGTGTTTCGCGTAATCAATTGTCGGCGAAACTGCCAGATGGAGGTCATGGGCAGGCTTGCGACGCGCAGATAAAAATCAAGATCGATGCAGCACGGCAGTACCGGGTCATAGCCACTGGCCATTTCCCAGATATCGCGATGAAACGCCAATGACGAGTGATGCAGCGGGTTGCTGCGATAAAGCCGTGTGGCCGGGATTTGTTGCCACGGGTTGCGGGCGTTTGGTGTGGCTGTTTCCTGTCCTGTGGCGAAGGCAAGGGCGTTTGGACGATCCATGAGAAAGGCGGCCTGTATCGACAGGCGATCCGGGTGAGACACATCATCGATATCCTGAATGGCAATCAGGCGGGTTGTCGCATTGGAAATGGCAAGATTAAGGGCGGCTCCCCTGCCAATCGGGGGGCAGCAAATCAGTTTGACTCTTGTTGCTTGGCCGGGAAGGATGATCGGGTTTACCGAACCATCATCGACAAGGATGGCAACATCCTGCGGGCGGAGAATTTTGTAAAGATTGGCAAAATAGCGTTCCAGAAAGGCATCGCCATCCCGAACCGTGGTGATCACGGTGATCGCATCATCCTTGGTCATGAGGGGCTCCAGACGATGCGAAGTGTTGCGGTGCTTTGGTTCGGGACAAAGATCGTTCTGACCGGGCCGGTTACGGCAAACAGGCCATCATCGGTGATATGGAGCGGATGGTCCGCGATCAGGTGGAGGTTCAAATCGGGGAAATCAATCCGGTTTGAACCGGGTTTTTCGAAGGCCAAGCCGGCGGGGACCAGCAGGCGGAACAGATGCAGGTTGGATCGGCTGTCTGTATCGACCTGATCATGGATGACAATTTCGTTCTCGTTGAATGTGATGTCGCGCTGGCCCCGGCGACCTGCCAGTCTGAATGTGATCTTTGCGGTGCTATCGCTTATCGTGCCGGATGTGAAGGTGCTACACGCCTGTTGACCGGCAAAGGCCGGAAGTGGCAGTGATGCCGGGCCATAAAGGCTTGAAAAGTCTTCTTCGCCGCCGGTGGGAGGCAGGAAAACATGACCGTTTGTGATCAACACCGGCGCGGTCGTGATATCATAGGACGACTTTCCGCGCAGGCACATGCGGGCGTGATAATGATCGGTGTCGTGGATCAGCAGGAAATCGGCATTGGCGCGAATTGTTGGCGCATGTTCGGGCGAACTATCGATTGCTGCGCGCAGCAGCCAGAAGCCGGTGAAAGCCAGATAATCGTAATGCCGGTTATAGCTGTACCAGCCCGGTGTTTGTGGATTATCCGGGCCGGGATCATCTGGTAAAGGATTGGGGGCAAGCAGGTTGAGCGACAATGTTTCGGTTTGCAGCAAGGTCTGTTCAAGGCGAAACAGGATGGCTTCGGCCTCAGCGCGATAGCCGTGTTTGAGCAGGGCATAAAGGGCGGTCGTTGCGCCAAAGCTCTGTCCGGCACCGCGCCCGACAAGGTTGGGGATGCCTGTTGTTGCGCAAAGTCGGGCAATCAGATCAGTGGCCTTCGCCGCGATTTTGCGTTGGGCTGGCATAGGGCTATCGGTCAGCAAGGCGGTGCAGAAGGCATGATATTGCGCGGAAAAACAGCCGGGGCGGTCCATGAAGACCGGTGCGCGCCAGAAGCGGGTACGAGTATAAAGCCAGTCCAGTTTTGCACGCAGTTTATCCCGCCATGAACCGGATTGGCGGATACGCATTGCAAGGATGTGCCAGTTTGCGACACTGGGCGATTGGTATGGGGAGTTTCGCAAGATGGCATAACGGGTTTCGGCGTTTATGTCCGGGCAGTTTTCCAGTGCGTATTCGATGAATTCGCGATGATAACGGTGGTCCTGGATTTCGGTTTTCAGCGCATTGACGGCCGCCCTAATTTTCGCAGTATAGTGATCGTAACCCAGATTTTGACAAAGGGCGACGGCATAGGCCTTGGCGTAAAAGCTGTGCTGGGGGAAATCGCCATTTTCGTACTGCTGATTGGCCAGTTGATCGGCAATCAAACGCGCAAGCCGAAGGCAGCGTTCGTGCAAATCAGATTGTACTACGCGAAGCGACATGTGACCTCCAGCATCAGGGACTGACTTGATTTCAGCCTGTTAAGCGGGACTGCCTGTATTTCGGGACAGCGTCGGCCAAGTCGTTCGCGCAAGCGCCAGAAAGCAGCTTTGCCACCCGGAAAATTCCAGACCAGATGCGCCAGCCAATCCGGGGCGGACAGGGTGAAAAATCGGTTGGCCCAGCGCAACCAGACGTGATCAACCGGATCGATTGGCAGCAGGCGGGCGTGAATGATCCAGTGATCGCCGCGATCACGCAGATAAATGTAAGGCGTAAAGCGACCGGCCCCGTCATAACGATCAAGTGTGACGTGAATGATTGTGCCATCGGTTCCCATCAGTCGGACGGTGCGGACGGGATACAGGCGGTATCTGTCACTGTCGGTGTGGTGATATTTGCGACCGGCAATTTCGCCGGAGTGAATGGTGGGTTTGTCAAAGATCAGCCGGATGACGGCATCCTGTAACAGCCCATCGCGGCGGGCGGAGAGTGTTGCCCGGATGCGAAGCGTTGCTGGATCAATCCGGCTTGTCTGGTAATCAAGCGCCCAGTCGCCTTCGGCCAGTTGCCAGTGATCGCCAACCTGGCATGTGTTGCGGCATTGATCGCTGAGTGTGACGAAAGAGTGCCGATCAGAGCATTCAAAACTCCATGGCCCGAAACGGATATCGCCATACTGGCCGGTGATGAGGCGGTTATTGATGATTTCGGCCTGCAATTTCTTCATGCCGGTTTGTTCCGCAAAATGGGATTGCGGTGACATATCGCGATCAGGATCAGGCAGAGGCTCAGGCGAAGCTGCATGATGATCACGGCACCGGTTTCATGAGGGGAAGCCGGAAGAAGCACGCCTGAGACAACCATAAGAGCAAGGCAAATCCAGCCGGGGAAGAACTGGCTTTCGGTTTCCTGCGATATCAGGATTTGACGCGAGACCATCGCAAGCAGCACGGGCCAGAAGGCCCCTGTGCGCAACAAGGCGACGAGGTCGACATTGACAGTGCCGTAAAAAAGCAGGGCAAGCGTTTCGGGCAGCATCAGAAGTATTGCAGTCATGGCAAGTGGTGGTGCGATCAGCCAGATATCGCGGAGCAGTCCGGCCTGCTTTTTGGCAAATAATGCCGCCGAAATGCTGGCGATGATCGCCGCCGTGATCAGGAATATGCGTTGGGCCAGCATTAGACTGGTGTGCGCTGCGTCGGACAGATTTTGGCCGAGCAGCACGAAATCAAGATTGGGGAGTGCGCCAGCCAGCAGGGTGAAGCCGATCAGATTGATCATCTGGCTGTGGGTGATTTTGGTTATGGCAGTTGGGTGAGAGGCATGACCGCGAAGGGCAAGGAAGGCACCAGCGATCAGGCTTGCCAGTGAGATTGCTGGTGCGATGGCAAAGAGGGCCAGATTGCTTTGGGTGACGATGGCAACGAAAGCGACGGTGATTCCGGCGATTTGTCCTAGAACGGCGATCAGGGCGATTTTGGAAAGTTGACCGCGTGCCGTGATGATCCAGTCCGGGGCGAGAGTCGCGACCGTGGGCATCAGAAGGATCGGCGATGGGGGGATGTCTGTCATGATGACGACAAACGCGGTTGCCGCAATAGCGAGTGTGAGGCGAAGCGTGCAAAGGGCGAAGGCGGCGCGGCGCTGGTTTGCCTGATAGAGCCGGATCAGAAGCAGGCCGCATCCGGCCTGCGCGATGGTTACGGCAAGGCCGATGGTGGCAACGGCCGCGAAATAGGCCCCTAACTGATCGGGGGCGAAATGATGGCCGATCAAAAGCAGAATGATCATACCGCCAAGGCGTGTGATCAGATTGGCTGAGAGCATCCAGAGCGGATAAATATACGTGCGGAACCTATGCATGTTGGGCAAGAACCCTTTCATAGGCGGCTTCGGATCGGGTGCCGTAATCCATGGTGATATTGGTTGCGATCAGGTCGCGGGCGGCGACGCCAAGTGCCTGAACACGTGCCGGTGCGGCATGCAGGGCCTGGATGGCGTCAATCAGAGCGTTGCTATCGCGGGGCCGGATCAGGAGCCCATTTTTTTGATGGGTAATTGGGCTTCCGGCATCTGGGGTCGTGATCACGGCACAGCCAGCCGCCATGGCTTCAAGCACGGCAAGACTGCTGCCTTCGGACAGGCTGGGGAAGACGAATATATCGTCGGAGAGCAAGTGCTCGGCAAGCTTCGCCTGTGGCATTGCGCCGTGCCAGACGCAACCCTGCGGCAGTTTGGAAAGATAGGCGAACGCACAGGGCTGTGCCGCACCGATCAGATCAAGCGTGATGGAAGGCCCATGACGGGTGCGCAGCGCACGGAAGGCTTCGATCAAAATTCGGATGCCCTTGGCAATCGAGATATTGCCGACATAGAGAAGGCGGGTGATGCCGGGATTTTGTGTTGGTCGTTCGGCCTTGACCAATTGAGAACACAGGCCGGACGCAAAGGGAACCAGATGAATGCGTGCCGGATCAATGCCGCATTCTTCAAGTCCGGCGGCAACCACGTCGGAGGGGGCAAAAACGCCATCGGCAAATCGGGCTTCTGCGATGCGGCGGCGGGCAAGGAAGTTTGATATCTCGCGATAACGCAAACCGTGATGGTGATACTCGTCGGCGAGCTGGCGATAGCGGACCGGGGCAAGCTGGCCGGTGACATCCGAAATGATCGTCATGCCATGTGCACGGGCAGCTTGCATGGCGGGAAGGCTGTAATTTCCCTGACCGTGGAGGATACGGGCATCGGGCATATGGAGAAGCGCCAGCCATGACAGAGGCAGATCGGAATAGAGGTTTCGCGCGGGAAGGTGAAGCTTTTGTGCGAGCTTTCCCATAATATCGGGCAAGAGGTGTCGGCCGGGAACAGTGGAAAGATGTGGTTCCACCCGCCGGGCCGGCGGGGTGAGAAAACCGCTACCGTCATGACGCCAGAAACTGTCCCAGCGGACCAGCCGGTTATGGTGTGCTAGATGGGCTGCGAGAATGCGGAGCTGGTCATTGCGGCCAATCATCCAGACCGGGGCATCACGGACCAAAACGCGGTTATGCATCAGGCACCTCTGCGCTGTTTGCCATCTTGCAAGCCCGCAAGATGGTTTCGGCGTGATGGGTGGGGGTTTTGTTGGCGATGCGGGAATGCTGCCGGGCTTGGGTTTTCTGCCATGCGGCGCGATCACTTAGCAATCGCGCGCAGGCCGTCATCCATGCGGGCACGATGTTGCAAGGCAGAATTTCGGCGGTGCCGAGAATATCGGGAACGCAGCCGACCCGGTTGCTTGCGAGGGCGACGGTGCCGCATGCAATGGCCTCGATCACGGTGACGCCATAGGCATCATTGCGGCTGGGCAGGAGGCAGAGTTTGGCCTGCTGATAGATGCGGGGCAATTTCGCCGGAGGTATTTCGGGCATATGGTCGGTGGCCTTGTTCAGACCTAGTCCCGCAAGCCGGTTTGCAAGGTCATTCTGGTCGCAGGCCCCGACGATTTGTATACGCTTTGCGTGGCCTTGGCGGTGTAGTCCGGCTGCAATTTCAAGGAAGGTTTCGAAGCCCTTGGATAATGTTGGTCTTCCGCACCATAAAAGATCGACAGGACGGTCATCAAAGCCGTGAAGATGATTGGGAGCCTTGAAGGAAGGCGGGATGGGGGCGATCAGGATATTATTTCTGACCTTGCCGGATTTGACAAACCAGTCTTGGCCATTTTCCCCGGCGGCAATGCAGGTTTTGGCATGCGCGATCATCGTTTTCCGGATGCAATCGCGAAGACGGTTTTGATAGGTGGCGTCCGATCCGGCCCAACCATCAAACTGTAAAATGGTTGGGATATTGTGTCGGCGGGCATAAAGATGTGCCTGCCATTGTGCCAGTCCGAAACCGGCAATGATCAGGACATCAGGCCGGGCGGCGTCAAGGGCGCGGATTAAGCCGAAATTAATCGGGATCACGCGGTTTTCACCAAGCGGGATTTTGATGCCGGGCAGGATTGATTGGGCGAAATCGCCGGTCAGCATCGGCCACGCGCGTTGGGGTTCTTGACGCTGGGTGCAGATGACGTGGAAGTCGCCATCTGGATTTCGGGCCGGGTTGCAGGCATGAACAAGGCTGGCCAACATGCCATAGGCGCGTTGCCGGTAGGGCGGAACGATATTCGTAAGCAGAATGATCTTCACGCGCCATCACTCTTTGGTGTTTGTCTTGATGACAAAACAATCATAAGTTACTTTGAATTTCAATGCTTTGTCAGATGGTTGTCGGGGTGCGAACAATTGCAGCCATCATATAAAGGGACATTGGGGAGAGATCGGCGGGGATGACCAGCGACCGGGGGGACTTTTTCGGCCTGACGCTTGATTTGCGCAGGCAGGCGTCATTGGCCGATCACATCTGTTCCAATATCCATCAAGAAGGCTGTTTCCGCCATTTGTCGTTAAATGCGGTCAAATTCGCACAAGCGTGTCGGGATGGCGGTCTTTGGGGTGTTTTAGCACAGGCCGATTGCCTGTCGGCGGATGGGATGGGGATTGTCTGGGCGGCGCGATTGCTGGGCCTTGCGGTGCCCGAACGGGTGACAGGCATTGATTTGATGGAAAGCCTTTTGCCAAGGTTTGAGGCGGCGGGACGTTCGGTCTTTTTGCTAGGCGCCCGCGATGATGTTCTGCATCGCGTGCAAGCACGCCTTCGCCGCGATTTTCCCAAACTGATCATTGCCGGGGTCCATCACGGTTACGACCCCGATGATGCCAAACTGGCCGAAAAGGTTCGGGCCAGCGGTGCGGACGTGGTGTTTGTTGCCCTTCCCAGTCCGCGCAAGGATGCGTTTGTGGTGAATTACGGGCCGAAAACCGGATGCCGTTTTATCATGGGGGTTGGGGGGGCTTTTGATGTGCTGGCCGGTGATATCAGGCGGGCACCAGCGATGATGCAGCGATGCGGGCTGGAATTTGCATGGCGCATTGCCATGGCGCCGCGCACGATGGGGCCACGATATGGTCGCGGGCTTTGGCGGTTTGCCGGGGCTGTCATTCCGGCAATCTTGCGGGCATGGGCTGGACGATTTTACCACGCGGCAGGTTGGGTCGTGATTGTCGGATTTGCGATCTGGCTTGTGTTGACACCCGCCGATGCAAGCGGACAGGTAGTTTTACCCCCACCTGAAATCGAAGCGGCCGAGGCAAATGCAAGCCAGATCATGCAATTCCTGACCGATCAGCTATCCGAAAACGACACTGTGGAAATTGACGATACGGTCGATGCCCTGATTGCAAGATTGTTGGGGCGGGATGTGGTGACAAGCGAAGGCAATCTGAGGCCAGAGGATTTCAGGATGGTCTTGCTGGTTCTGGATCGGGTTCTGGCATTGACGCAGATGCTCATGCCCGGCGGAACAGGCAGTTTTCTGATGGAATTGATCGTTATTAAGGCGGTGCTTCGGGTGGTGGCAATGTATCCCGAACCCATGATGCGTGACGCGATGGCAGCAGGAACGATGCCTGAAATCTCAAGGCGGTTTTTTGATGCGGGATATCGCGCGCAAGCCGTTGCGTCAGAGACAACCGACAATACCAGTCCCGGATCAATATCAAAGCCACCCCAGCCCTTTTTGCCAATTCGTTTCAGCACGTATTACAGGCAATGGGACCCGGCGGCGACGCAAAGCTGGAACACGAGCCTCACGGAAGAAAGGGCAGATACCGATCAGTCGTACTGGATTGAACAGCCATCGGTCAGCCCGCGATGAGGCATTCGGATCAACTGCAAACCGACAAGGATACAGACTTGACGTTGATCGATCTGTTCGCGGTGCTGTGGCAGCGCCGCGGGATTGTGATGCTTGTTTTTGTTGCGGTGTTGATGGTGGCCGCGGCTCTTATTCCCCGACTGATGCCAACCTATCGTTCGGTGGCCGAAATTGCCTTTGTGATCGATCGCGAAGATGCCCCGGTAGACGGGGGCGGGGTTGCGCAGCATCTGGAAACCGCAATGGCGGAGCTTCGCGGGAATGAAGTATTGGCAACCGCACTTTCGGTCCTGCGCGGCGAGGGCGTTCAGATCGTGCCCGCGATTGACGGAAGTGAGGGAAATGAAGCAGGCGATAACCGCGTACTTGGTGCCCTGCGATCACGGATCGAGGTGGTGCGCATTGGCAATGCGTCCGTGATCGAGGTTAGTGTGACCGATCATGATTCGGCACAAAGCCAGAAAATCCTGAATGCCGTTATCGACAGTTACCTTTGGCAGCGCGAAAGTACACGTAAACAGGTACTTCGTGCGAGGTTGATGGAAACGTCCGAACAGCTTTTGGCCGCGAACGCAAAGCTGGCGCAGGCCGAAACCGATCTTTCGGTGTGGCAGCAGCAGGCAGGCTTTATCGAACCCGATGAAAGCCGTTTGATGCTGGACCGGATTTATCAATTGAGTGGCGCACTGGAGGTTGCGCGGCGTGATCTGGAACGGGCACGCCTGATGGCAGATGCGCGCAAGAATGCGCAGTCGATTGATGCCCTTCTGGCCCTGCCACCGATTGCCAATAATGAAACGGTTCGACGGCTTTCTGGGCAATATGACGAGGTGCGTCGAAATCATGCGGGATTGGATCAGCGATACGGTCCCAAGCATCCGGCGATGATTGCTGTTCATCGCGAACTTGAAACCGTGCAGCGGCATCTGCGCGACGCCGTGTTGGTGGCAGCAGAGAAGATCGTGCTTGATCTGCGAGATGCGCAAAAACAATATGATGTGATCAGAAGCCAGCGTGATGACTGGCAGGAAAAATTGACTGTCCGCCATGAAAAGGCACAGGGGCAGGCCGCCCTTTTGCGCGCGGTGGAACTGATGCGCAGCGAAGCCGACACGCTTGGCACAACGGAGCAGGAACTTCGTATCGCATTGGCTGCATTTCAAAGTGATGTGACGGTGATGCAGGCCGCAAGCCTGCCTGAAACGGCGGAGTTTCCGACCAAGCGCGATTTGTGGATGGCGGCAGTTCTGGTCGCGCTTTTTGCCGCCGTTGTTGCGGGGATGCTAAGGCACTATTTCGATCAGGCGATCCATGATGACGGGAAGTTGGAAGACCGGTTTGGTATTCCGCTTTATGCCCGGACTCCGCAAGTTGATGACCCCTTTACCAGTGCGGTTTCGATGGAGGAAGCGGTTGGCCATCTGGCGGTTTTGATCAATATCCTTGCCAAAACGCGCGTACATGCGGGCCGCGCCCATGTCAGTTGCATCGGGTCGGCTGTGCCGGGCGAAGGCAAAAGCAGACTGGCGCGTGATCTTGCGACAAGCTTTGCGACTGCGGGGATGAAGACGATTCTGCTTGATGGCGATCTGCGCCACCCAACGGGATTTGCGCGTGTCGGCAACGTGTCGGATTTGACGGCGGTTCTGGCCGGTGACGGGACGTTGGAGGACGCCATTCAAAGCGGGGAAGATCGCGAATCTTTTGACTATATCGGTGCGCGGGCATCCGTACCGGGAAGTTTTGCGACCGGCTTGCTTCAGAATGGATTACGGGATGTTCTGGATCTTCTGCGCGGTCGTTATGACCGGATCGTGATTGATACTCCGCCGGTTTTATCAGTGGCCGATGCGATACTGCTGATGGGGGCGGCGGATGTACGGTTGCTGGTGCTGCGCCGTGGTTACAGCAAACGCCGTGATGTGCGCGATGCCATCAATCAGTTGAACGCCGCCGGGTTGGTGCCCGATGGCCTTGTCCTGGCTGCCACACGGGGCAGACCGGCGTATGGTCGGGACAATGCCGACAGGGCGGAGGACGCCTGATGCGTTTTCGCCGGACCCCTATATTTGCCGGGCTGGTTTTGATCGGGATCGGTTTGGGCCGCCTTGGGGCTGAGATGGCGGCATTGCGGAATGTGCCGGATATCGAGGCTGCTTTGCGTGATGGGGATGGAGTTGCCGATTACGCAAAGCAGCACGCGGTCAAGGCAGCTTTTAAATCAGGCGAATGGATGGCTTTGGAGATATTGACGAGTGCGGAGCTTATAGATGCGCCTTTTGATCCGGTTTTGATGTCGCTTCGGGCTTTGGCACGGGCGCAGCAACAAGACTTTAATCCGCAGGCGATTGGCGAAGAACTGGATCGGGCCGCACGGATTGCCGGGGATCGTTCCGATATTGTGATGCTACGCGGCTTTGTACTTTCGGCCTTGCTTCAAGCGCGGCCAGAAGGGACAGGAAGGGCAGAATGAGTGCAGGCATCGACGCGACCCAGCCGATGCTGGACATGATACCGATCAGAGCCGCAAGGCTGATCAGAAGCGTTCGATCCAGACGGTTTTCGGCTGCTCGGAAAGTGCGTGTCAGCCGATACAGGATAAAGCCAGCCATCGCCAGCGTTGCGGGAATGCCAAAGATGAGGGCGGCATCAAGCCATAAATTATGGCTGCTGAACCATGCGGCTTTGCGGTTAAGGCCAAGGGTTGCGAAATGATCCATCACCAGCGCAATCGCGTTCGGGCCAAAGCCACTAAATGGGCGATGGGATATGGCGATGATGGCAGTGTGCCATGCGTCATCGCGCTGGATCAGATCGGGGCGGGCCAGTTCGGCAAAGCGATTGCCAAGATCGGGAATGAGCATGGCGATGACGATCAGGGCAGTTGTAACGCAGGCTACGACCATAACGGGATAGGTGATGCGCGGCAGCAGGCGGTCTGCTTTTGGGCGAAGCATGATTGCAAAGGTGATGAGGGCAATTGCCAGTGCAAGAACCGCACTTCGCGAATGGCTGGCGAACAGGGCGGATGTGAAAATCAGTGCAAGTGCGATCCAGCCAGCCGCGTGATCAATCCGGCTTCCGATTGTGGCCGTGCCCTTGGCGCAGAAAAGGTAAAGGGCGTAGATCGCCGCAATCGTCATCAGGCCGCCAAAGGCGTTGCGATTGGCAAAGCTTCCAGTCCAGTCACCAAGATGGACCTGCTTGGCAAACCAATAGGTGCTTTCAAACGAGAAGATATCGGCAAGACAGGCAAGTGCGACTTGCAGAATTGCCGTAATTATCACGGCCCATGCGATTATACGGGTGAATTTATCACCTTGCATTTGCGCGCATCCAGCGGCCAGCACATAGATACCGACCAGCCACAAAACACTGCCGATCATCGGCAGGAAGGCGGTTGGGTAAAGGGCAAGGTGCGATCCGTTGAACGGGGCAGGCAGCGTTGGCCAGATCGGTGCGGCCTGCACGACCAGCCATACAGACAGGAGTGCGCCGGCAATGCCAACCTGTTTGATCGGTCGGGTCAGTTTCAAGTGGCCGAACCATCCCGCCGCCAGCAACCCGATGCCGGTCAGGATGGTCAGAACCGCTATCGCCCAAGGTCGTGCGCCGCCCAGCATGATCGGGGCCAGAACGATCTGGGATGTCAGGCAAAATGGCACCAGTCGCTGCATCAGCGTTCCGAAAATATCCATGATTTCAAGCTGATCACGATAGCGGAGTTTTTCGGATTTGTCCCGCAGCGTGGTGTGGCGGGGTGTCGCAGGGGCAATTCATGGCCGAAATGAACGAGAAGCCGGACACGGTCGGGGATGCGGCCGGCTCAAACATGCCGGTTCTTTTGCTGGGCATTGTGGCAATGCTGGCATCGCTTTGGCTGACCGGGTTTGGCGGGATGCTGGCGAAGCTGATCCTGATCGGGTTTTGGGGGATTTGGGTTGGGCCTGCGATTTTGCAGGGGCGATTGACGGGAGATGGATTGGTCGCCGTGCTTTTGCTGGCGGGGTTGGTCGGGGTTGTTGGGCTTGGCGATGGTGGGACGGATGAGAAAGTCCGGCTGATCGGCAATCTTCTGATCCTGCCGCTTGGCCTGATATGCGGCCTATGGCTGGGGCGGGATTGTTTGCGGGTGATGGTGCCGGCATTGATTTTGTATCTGCCGATGGCAAGCGTTTTTCAGATTACCCATGAAGGGTGGCGGCTTAATCATCCGTTTCTGTTTTTGGGGTTGTTTGCATTGACGTGCGCGATGCGGGGGCATGCGCGCGGATGGATTGGCGGGGTTGCGGCGGTTGCCGTGGTCCTGAGCCAGACGCGGATTGCGGTTTTGGCGCTGATGATCACCTTTGTCGGGCGGGTTCGGTTTTCGCGAGCGATGACGTGGCTTTTCGGATTGCCGACTTTGATTGCGGTGGGGGTGATGATGACGATCTGGCTGCCGCGCCTTTTGATGACGCATGGCAGTGGGCGATTGGCATTCTGGCGGATGTTCTGGGATGATTGGCAAACGGCATCCGCCGCGCGTCAATGGCTTGGCTTTGGAGCGGGCAGTGTTGAGGCGATTTTGCAGGATTTGCCGTCTGCGGTGGCGTTCGGCGCGCTGCATAATGATCATTTCCGCATCCTGTTCGAGACGGGATTGATCGGAGCAATACTTTGGTTGATGGGTTGGGGGATGCTGATCTGGTTTGCGCGGGGATCGGGGTTGGCGATCTGTATTCTGGCATCAGTCGCGGTGACGATGGTGACGGACAATACACTGTCATACGGGCATTACCTGATTTGTTGCGGGATGGCGGCGGGGATTGCCATGCGGGAGAATGCCGATGCAGGGCAATGATCTGATTGCGGTGCGTGACCGTGTTCTTGCGGGGATTGTTCACGCCGACTTTGCCGGGGCCGATCCATTTGACGGGCTCGAAAGCGGGGTGTTCCGTTTAAGCGGCTTGGGGCGGTTTCGGATGGCGCGGCTGGCTTGGTTGCACGCGATTAAGCGTGGGCCAAGGGCATTACGCCATATTGCGATCATCCCGGCATTGCAAAACCCGAAAACGTTGGCGTTGCTTTTGGGGGCGGCTGATGGGGTACGGCTTTGTGATGTAGCGGGCAGGCTTTGCCGGATGCAAAACGAGGACGGTGGTTGGGGATATCCGTTTGCGTGGCAGGCGCGCGCCTTTTATGTGCCGCGCGGTGCGTCCAATGCGATTGTCACGAGCTTTGCGGTTGATGCGTTGATGACTGGCGGTATAGCACCAAGCGACCCGGTATTACATCGGGCGGCGGGATTTTTGCGTGGGCTTTGGCGGGATGGATATTTTGCCTATGTCGGGCAGGGGGATGGCGAAATCCATAATGCCAGCCTTTGGGCCGCCTGGGCATTGCATCGCATTGATCCGGGTAATGAAATAAGCCGGAAGGCGGTTGCGCGGGTTCTGGCCGCGCAGCGTTCCGATGGAGAGTGGGAATATGGCACGCGGTTGCATCATCGCTTTGTTGATGGCTTTCATACCGGTTACATCCTTGATGTGTTGGATCGGTTCCGGGCATCGGGGATGGTCGGGTTGGATGACGCGATCATGCGTGGCTATGCGTTTTACCGTGCGGAATGTTTTGACACTACTGGCCGCCCGCGCAGCTTTGCCAGGCGGGACGGGTATGTTGATTGTCATGCGGTGGCACAAGCCATCGGGACACTTTGCCGGTTTGGTGAGCTTCCCGCGGCAAAGAAGATTGCGGATTGGGCGTGTGAAGCATTGTTTGATGCAAAGCGCGGTGTTTTCTTCGCCGGGCGGGGACGATTTGGCGTGGATCGGCGCAATTATATGCGCTGGACACAGGCATGGATGGTCTGGGCCCTATCGATTGTGATAGAAAAGACCACGATGACAGAAGCACTCAACC
The Thalassospira xiamenensis M-5 = DSM 17429 DNA segment above includes these coding regions:
- a CDS encoding glycosyltransferase family 4 protein; translated protein: MHNRVLVRDAPVWMIGRNDQLRILAAHLAHHNRLVRWDSFWRHDGSGFLTPPARRVEPHLSTVPGRHLLPDIMGKLAQKLHLPARNLYSDLPLSWLALLHMPDARILHGQGNYSLPAMQAARAHGMTIISDVTGQLAPVRYRQLADEYHHHGLRYREISNFLARRRIAEARFADGVFAPSDVVAAGLEECGIDPARIHLVPFASGLCSQLVKAERPTQNPGITRLLYVGNISIAKGIRILIEAFRALRTRHGPSITLDLIGAAQPCAFAYLSKLPQGCVWHGAMPQAKLAEHLLSDDIFVFPSLSEGSSLAVLEAMAAGCAVITTPDAGSPITHQKNGLLIRPRDSNALIDAIQALHAAPARVQALGVAARDLIATNITMDYGTRSEAAYERVLAQHA
- a CDS encoding glycosyltransferase family A protein, producing MTKDDAITVITTVRDGDAFLERYFANLYKILRPQDVAILVDDGSVNPIILPGQATRVKLICCPPIGRGAALNLAISNATTRLIAIQDIDDVSHPDRLSIQAAFLMDRPNALAFATGQETATPNARNPWQQIPATRLYRSNPLHHSSLAFHRDIWEMASGYDPVLPCCIDLDFYLRVASLPMTSIWQFRRQLITRNTNPETRHFASIPAPVYQETLRIVLARHRRAIAPPHWMRIFDLKRLSGIGR
- a CDS encoding WecB/TagA/CpsF family glycosyltransferase, which encodes MTSDRGDFFGLTLDLRRQASLADHICSNIHQEGCFRHLSLNAVKFAQACRDGGLWGVLAQADCLSADGMGIVWAARLLGLAVPERVTGIDLMESLLPRFEAAGRSVFLLGARDDVLHRVQARLRRDFPKLIIAGVHHGYDPDDAKLAEKVRASGADVVFVALPSPRKDAFVVNYGPKTGCRFIMGVGGAFDVLAGDIRRAPAMMQRCGLEFAWRIAMAPRTMGPRYGRGLWRFAGAVIPAILRAWAGRFYHAAGWVVIVGFAIWLVLTPADASGQVVLPPPEIEAAEANASQIMQFLTDQLSENDTVEIDDTVDALIARLLGRDVVTSEGNLRPEDFRMVLLVLDRVLALTQMLMPGGTGSFLMELIVIKAVLRVVAMYPEPMMRDAMAAGTMPEISRRFFDAGYRAQAVASETTDNTSPGSISKPPQPFLPIRFSTYYRQWDPAATQSWNTSLTEERADTDQSYWIEQPSVSPR
- a CDS encoding glycosyltransferase family 4 protein; protein product: MKIILLTNIVPPYRQRAYGMLASLVHACNPARNPDGDFHVICTQRQEPQRAWPMLTGDFAQSILPGIKIPLGENRVIPINFGLIRALDAARPDVLIIAGFGLAQWQAHLYARRHNIPTILQFDGWAGSDATYQNRLRDCIRKTMIAHAKTCIAAGENGQDWFVKSGKVRNNILIAPIPPSFKAPNHLHGFDDRPVDLLWCGRPTLSKGFETFLEIAAGLHRQGHAKRIQIVGACDQNDLANRLAGLGLNKATDHMPEIPPAKLPRIYQQAKLCLLPSRNDAYGVTVIEAIACGTVALASNRVGCVPDILGTAEILPCNIVPAWMTACARLLSDRAAWQKTQARQHSRIANKTPTHHAETILRACKMANSAEVPDA